The following are encoded in a window of Flavobacterium cupriresistens genomic DNA:
- a CDS encoding saccharopine dehydrogenase NADP-binding domain-containing protein gives MIGIIGGYGEVGHHACLTLQQYGIGPLKIGGRNPEKGKAKQSDFLPGTVWEKVDVENDQSLSDFIVGCDLILNCAAPSHRYSRRIAKICLQHKVNMVDAGIDNNYESNPLDTGENVIVYAAGATPGFSGLFPVWFAQQFQKVHSLLSYYGTSGQITPAGAEDYLEGSLHSNNVPRAAWRNGVVPNVLSRKSGVKLPFFPGEITLFPLFDDETQLVAKRLALENGEWYAAVEGEKSIAALDSASFEYKTNPKAMIEKLCFAVEMDTLGRSPYFILMVQLKGESEGLEKTQTAVYEVSKIIPFCGKMAAIIVKAVLEGKISPGLHHTASIEDVNFVMNHLEKTDATHTIQIIDHSIEELSFEEEGTL, from the coding sequence ATGATAGGAATAATTGGAGGTTACGGAGAAGTAGGCCATCATGCCTGCCTTACCTTACAGCAATATGGTATTGGCCCATTAAAAATTGGAGGGCGCAATCCCGAGAAAGGAAAAGCAAAACAGTCGGATTTTTTACCCGGGACAGTCTGGGAAAAAGTAGATGTAGAAAACGACCAAAGTTTGTCCGATTTTATTGTCGGTTGTGATTTGATATTAAATTGTGCTGCTCCATCGCATCGTTATTCGAGACGTATTGCTAAAATTTGTTTACAGCATAAAGTCAATATGGTAGATGCGGGAATAGACAATAATTATGAAAGTAATCCGCTCGATACAGGAGAAAATGTAATCGTTTATGCAGCCGGAGCCACTCCCGGATTTTCGGGACTTTTCCCTGTTTGGTTTGCCCAACAGTTTCAAAAAGTTCATTCGCTGCTTAGCTATTACGGTACTTCAGGGCAAATAACTCCTGCGGGTGCAGAAGATTATCTGGAAGGGTCACTGCATTCTAATAATGTCCCTCGTGCCGCTTGGAGAAATGGTGTAGTTCCAAATGTATTGTCACGTAAAAGTGGCGTAAAACTACCTTTTTTTCCGGGAGAGATTACCTTATTTCCCTTGTTTGACGATGAAACACAACTGGTAGCCAAAAGACTTGCACTCGAAAACGGCGAATGGTATGCCGCTGTAGAAGGCGAAAAATCAATTGCAGCACTCGACAGCGCCAGCTTTGAATATAAAACAAATCCCAAAGCGATGATTGAAAAATTGTGCTTTGCTGTAGAAATGGATACGCTGGGAAGAAGTCCATATTTTATTCTCATGGTTCAATTAAAAGGAGAATCCGAAGGTCTGGAAAAAACACAAACAGCAGTTTATGAAGTCAGCAAAATTATTCCGTTCTGTGGAAAAATGGCCGCGATAATTGTAAAAGCAGTATTGGAGGGCAAAATCTCTCCCGGATTGCATCACACCGCTTCCATTGAAGATGTCAATTTTGTCATGAATCATCTTGAAAAAACGGACGCGACGCATACCATTCAAATCATTGACCACTCCATTGAAGAACTTTCATTTGAGGAGGAAGGAACCTTATAA
- a CDS encoding amino acid adenylation domain-containing protein: protein MTTDLLHNTTTSQIIPDGDCYIEKIQLSSVVYKALQEKLKQQNQTLELVLTLTVLLSLRTCLDLTDQEEGEQITLFSKNDFCSILLNTFSENTEFNRDFQDLCTDLQNSIAANTGKTVATTNSNFLLIHQEDTSDFKIPEVTPAVLITILVAETVQINWQVNPEFLSEKRVKSLAQTQERLLNWVSTANLQQSVPDLLTEQERKVREQVNQTATVIEPQLIHQAFFEHAQKNPQDIALNWENNQSFQMSYGELANTALKLSRTLVDKGAEQGSRAAIVLPKGPSQIFAVMGILGSGSLYIPIGVEQPSGRQEKIFKKAGVQFIVTDTSTLLNFPHLKDLAQEQNITLINLDEITEVKPLDTPVNSSVDQLAYIIFTSGSTGEPKGVEITHAAAWNTIQDINKKFKISASDKALALSALDFDLSVYDIFGLLAVGGSLVLIREEDRKEASLWLHLVEKHKVTLWNSVPALFDMLLVTSSTENDLSSLRLVLVSGDWVGLDLKDRMKDKSPNCQLIALGGATEVSIWSNFFPVEEVKKDWKSIPYGKPLSNQKYRVVNHMGMDCPDEVIGELWIGGKGVASGYTNNKELTNSRFVTANTEKWYRTGDLGRYWADGNLEFLGRVDHQVKVNGFRIELGEIEAALKTFPGVTQATAIVLSINQSAHLVAGIVGEKVLSTDGIDDSLLLPTSSPAAQEEYDLQKQIVAAFLYELLDLSKHTQKYVANNSVNSVSNQPLPLQLIQLRAQLITALNIAPEQNSVIDMWLNWLHAENILTVNDDQLFFISESSPIDNSGTFFNNFKEKLSERKPLLRQILSNTIPSVSLLDDELLSPEVLSTHDKGTLKGIERIAEKINQELAPSKKPLKVAILGGRTGVLTEKLLQAIQNNEIEFSVIDEGRAMVRSFTERLSEAGYHVNGIELKHNQVPEEYWYHFDFVISLNTLHRFPEPDQGVFISSLLLKNGGRLLALEAELLMPIALVSSGVIDRGFQHFNPQRREVYSPMLNEKSWRNYFLKTGLTKVHTEVIPDSSTIVYDTRSPENRPQLKESTILSHIQALLPPHMTPEKLAILPWMPLSANGKVDRKSFTELIRTMIEADVRKSTEDFEKPIGEMEEAIAGIWKDLLALEAIGRNDVFFEIGGDSLSATRFLTEVKKQFEVQLSLRELFGATLKDTAGKVQIAHLKLQQELQTMEIGEI, encoded by the coding sequence ATGACAACTGATTTACTTCACAATACAACAACATCGCAAATCATTCCTGATGGTGATTGCTATATAGAAAAAATTCAGCTCTCTTCTGTGGTCTATAAGGCACTTCAAGAGAAATTGAAGCAACAAAACCAAACACTTGAGCTCGTTTTGACGCTTACTGTCCTACTCTCTTTAAGAACTTGTCTGGATCTGACAGATCAGGAAGAGGGTGAACAGATTACGCTCTTTAGTAAAAATGATTTCTGCTCTATCCTACTCAATACGTTCTCGGAAAATACCGAATTTAATCGTGATTTTCAGGACCTCTGTACTGATCTTCAGAATTCCATTGCAGCAAATACAGGCAAAACGGTAGCAACAACTAACAGCAATTTTTTACTAATACATCAAGAGGACACGTCTGATTTTAAAATCCCGGAAGTTACGCCTGCCGTCCTTATTACAATACTGGTTGCTGAAACCGTACAAATCAACTGGCAGGTTAATCCTGAATTTTTAAGCGAAAAAAGAGTAAAATCTTTAGCTCAAACACAGGAACGTTTACTTAACTGGGTATCAACAGCGAACTTGCAACAATCAGTACCGGATCTTTTAACCGAGCAAGAAAGAAAAGTCAGAGAGCAAGTAAATCAAACCGCAACGGTTATTGAGCCGCAACTTATTCATCAGGCCTTTTTTGAGCACGCGCAAAAAAATCCACAGGATATTGCACTCAACTGGGAGAACAATCAATCCTTTCAGATGAGTTACGGTGAACTGGCAAACACAGCTTTAAAACTATCGCGTACTTTAGTCGACAAAGGAGCTGAACAAGGCAGTCGTGCAGCGATTGTATTACCCAAAGGTCCGTCTCAGATTTTTGCTGTTATGGGAATTTTAGGAAGTGGTTCACTCTATATTCCAATAGGTGTAGAACAACCTTCAGGACGACAAGAAAAAATCTTTAAAAAAGCCGGAGTACAGTTTATTGTGACTGATACTTCAACACTTTTAAATTTTCCGCATCTCAAAGATTTAGCACAAGAACAGAATATTACTCTTATCAACCTCGATGAAATAACTGAAGTAAAACCGTTAGATACCCCCGTAAATTCAAGTGTTGACCAACTGGCTTATATCATTTTTACTTCAGGATCTACCGGTGAGCCCAAAGGTGTTGAAATTACCCATGCAGCCGCCTGGAATACCATTCAGGATATTAATAAAAAATTTAAAATAAGTGCTTCGGACAAAGCTTTGGCCCTATCTGCGCTGGATTTTGACCTGTCCGTTTATGATATTTTCGGACTCTTGGCAGTAGGCGGATCCTTGGTGTTAATTCGTGAAGAAGACCGAAAAGAAGCTTCTCTATGGCTGCATTTGGTTGAAAAACACAAAGTGACCCTTTGGAATTCAGTTCCGGCACTTTTTGATATGCTGCTTGTCACTTCTTCGACAGAAAATGATTTATCGAGCCTTCGTTTGGTATTAGTCTCAGGAGATTGGGTCGGATTGGATTTGAAAGACAGAATGAAAGACAAATCTCCTAACTGCCAGCTCATTGCCTTAGGAGGAGCAACTGAAGTATCAATCTGGTCTAACTTTTTTCCTGTGGAAGAAGTAAAAAAAGATTGGAAATCAATTCCATATGGAAAACCACTTTCCAACCAAAAATACCGCGTCGTTAATCACATGGGTATGGATTGTCCTGATGAAGTTATCGGTGAATTATGGATCGGAGGAAAAGGCGTTGCTTCAGGTTATACCAACAACAAAGAGCTAACAAACAGTCGCTTCGTTACCGCCAATACCGAAAAATGGTATCGCACAGGTGATCTTGGACGCTATTGGGCGGACGGTAATCTGGAATTTTTAGGTCGCGTCGATCATCAGGTAAAAGTAAATGGTTTCAGAATCGAATTGGGAGAGATAGAAGCTGCTCTTAAAACTTTTCCCGGTGTGACTCAGGCTACAGCAATAGTACTTTCCATCAATCAATCTGCACATTTGGTTGCGGGAATAGTCGGTGAAAAAGTTCTTTCTACTGATGGTATTGATGATTCCTTATTGCTACCAACAAGCTCCCCTGCTGCTCAAGAAGAATATGACCTTCAAAAACAAATAGTAGCCGCTTTTCTATACGAACTATTAGATTTATCAAAACATACACAAAAATACGTTGCAAATAATTCTGTTAATTCTGTTTCAAATCAACCGTTACCACTTCAATTAATACAATTGCGAGCGCAACTTATTACAGCATTAAACATTGCTCCTGAGCAAAATTCGGTAATTGATATGTGGCTCAATTGGTTGCATGCTGAAAATATTTTAACAGTGAATGACGATCAGCTTTTTTTCATTTCGGAATCTAGTCCAATCGATAATAGTGGCACCTTCTTTAACAACTTTAAAGAAAAATTAAGCGAACGTAAACCGTTGCTTCGTCAAATTCTGTCCAATACGATTCCATCCGTCTCTTTGCTGGATGATGAACTATTGTCTCCCGAAGTATTAAGCACACACGACAAAGGCACGCTGAAAGGAATTGAACGTATTGCCGAAAAAATCAATCAGGAGCTCGCTCCATCTAAAAAACCATTGAAAGTGGCTATCCTTGGTGGTCGCACTGGTGTGCTAACTGAAAAACTACTTCAGGCCATTCAAAACAATGAAATTGAATTTTCTGTAATCGATGAAGGCCGTGCCATGGTTCGCAGTTTTACGGAGCGACTCTCAGAAGCAGGTTATCACGTAAACGGAATTGAACTAAAACACAATCAGGTACCTGAAGAATATTGGTATCATTTTGATTTTGTAATTAGCCTTAACACCTTGCACCGTTTTCCTGAACCCGATCAAGGCGTGTTTATAAGCAGCTTGCTTTTAAAGAACGGAGGGCGTCTTTTAGCTCTCGAAGCCGAACTATTGATGCCGATAGCATTGGTTAGTTCCGGTGTAATTGATCGTGGATTTCAACACTTCAATCCGCAACGCAGAGAAGTTTATAGCCCTATGTTAAATGAAAAATCATGGCGGAACTATTTTCTGAAAACAGGTTTAACCAAAGTTCATACTGAAGTTATTCCCGATTCATCTACAATAGTATACGATACTCGCAGTCCTGAAAATCGTCCTCAATTAAAAGAAAGTACTATACTCTCTCACATTCAGGCATTACTGCCACCACACATGACACCCGAGAAACTGGCTATCCTTCCGTGGATGCCCTTGAGTGCAAATGGAAAAGTAGATCGAAAGTCGTTTACAGAACTCATAAGGACTATGATTGAAGCCGACGTTCGAAAAAGTACAGAAGACTTCGAAAAACCAATCGGTGAAATGGAAGAAGCTATCGCTGGCATCTGGAAAGATTTACTGGCATTGGAAGCCATAGGCCGAAATGATGTCTTCTTTGAAATTGGAGGCGATAGTTTGTCGGCTACTCGTTTTCTCACAGAAGTAAAGAAACAATTCGAGGTGCAATTATCGCTGAGAGAATTGTTTGGAGCTACTTTAAAAGATACTGCCGGCAAAGTGCAAATAGCACATTTGAAACTACAGCAGGAATTACAAACCATGGAAATAGGAGAAATTTAA
- a CDS encoding thioesterase II family protein, translating into MDTLQKWFPFNHKKIREENEQNSSFNASEECIQVFCFPSAGSSASLYRAWCTATKNVDDIDFIPIEIPGRGNHITVPTAASINELVESFLTIFSTVVRQPYILYGHSFGAVVAFQVAHTLQERGYHLPEKLIVAGRHAPHMKDPNPLSSVSTDQEIIEEIKKMGGTPEAVLSHPEMLQFTLSQLRGDLRTHESFKYRGQKLQIPIEAHCGTEDDANKMIVEYWKEVTEETFTVTEFEGDHFFIKSLGDTYLNFLIHTILKTKESLT; encoded by the coding sequence ATGGACACACTACAAAAATGGTTTCCCTTTAATCACAAAAAAATAAGGGAGGAAAATGAACAAAACAGTTCATTCAATGCTTCAGAAGAATGCATTCAGGTGTTTTGTTTTCCTTCGGCGGGCAGTAGCGCCAGTTTGTACAGAGCTTGGTGCACCGCTACGAAAAATGTCGATGATATCGATTTCATTCCGATCGAAATTCCGGGGCGTGGTAATCATATTACGGTACCAACTGCCGCGTCAATCAACGAATTGGTAGAAAGTTTCTTAACTATTTTTTCAACCGTGGTAAGGCAGCCTTACATTTTATACGGACACAGTTTTGGCGCAGTAGTGGCGTTTCAGGTCGCTCATACCCTTCAGGAAAGAGGATATCACTTACCTGAAAAACTTATTGTGGCAGGCCGTCACGCTCCACACATGAAAGACCCAAACCCTCTGAGCAGTGTAAGTACTGATCAGGAAATTATTGAGGAAATTAAAAAAATGGGAGGCACTCCCGAGGCCGTATTGAGCCATCCGGAGATGTTACAATTTACCCTTTCGCAATTGCGCGGAGATTTGCGTACGCATGAATCCTTTAAATACAGAGGGCAAAAACTTCAGATTCCGATAGAAGCGCATTGCGGTACTGAGGATGATGCTAATAAAATGATAGTGGAATACTGGAAAGAGGTGACAGAAGAAACCTTTACGGTTACAGAATTTGAAGGCGATCACTTCTTTATTAAGTCCTTAGGTGACACGTATCTTAATTTTCTGATTCATACTATTTTAAAAACAAAAGAGTCACTTACCTAA